The following DNA comes from Salmo trutta chromosome 15, fSalTru1.1, whole genome shotgun sequence.
TTTTGTGCCTGTCAGGATGTGTATGATAAAGTGGAGTACCTGAGTTCCCTGGGGAAGAGTCAGACGGCCGCAGTACAGAGGGATGCCGATATTGGAGTGGCCGAGGCAGAGAGAGACGCGGGAATCAGGGTAAGAAATTAGATTCCCTTAATGCGTTGCAGGACATTGCAGCATTTACTCTGAATGttccctgtcctcctcttctcacCATGTTGTCTCTGCCCTCTACAGGAAGCAGATTGTAAGAAAGAGATGATGGACGTCAAGTTccaagcagacaccaagatggCCGATTCGAAACGAGGGCTGGAGATGCAGAAGGCTGCTTTCAATCAAGAAGTCAACACGAAGGTATCCAACATGGTCATCATTGCTCTAGATTAGGTTCACCATTAGCAGTTAATCGATGACGTCAAATCTAGGCCTAATGTGAAAGCCCCTTATTAGagattcattagtgcacaccaaaGCAAAAAGTTTTACAACGGATAAAGGACTACCTGCACAAGTTCAGGTATTCCCTTTTCGTTTCAGCCCGTTTGAGTCCATTTAATTCTTGGTGAATATGACCCATGCCTCTTCTCCCCCCAGAAAGCAGAAGCCCAGCTGGCCTACGAACTGCAGGCTGCCAAGGAGCAGCAGAAGATCCGTTTGGAGGAGATAGAGATCGAGGTGGTTCAGAGGAAGAAGCAGATCACCATCGAGGAGAAGGAGATTGACCGCACAGAAAAGGAGCTCATCGCCACAGTCAAGAGGCCGGCCGAGGCTGAAGCCTACAAGATGCAGCAGCTGGCCGAGGGACAGAAGTGAGTGACCAATCACCGAGTGCATGGAAAATAAGGGCAATGTGTATGCTTGTTGGAATTCTGGATGCAAAGCAAGGTGTCATACTATAGGAAGTGAGTGAACCACCACTGAGCCTAGAGTGTCTGCCTTTCAAGTCAACATATGCAGCATACTGGGTGTAAGTTACACCCAGTTAGCCTCTTCAAAATCCTACCCAAAATTCAAAAACCGATCAGTGTCTAGGGCAACTTCATCTCACACTTACAGTAGTAGCTACTTGTATGCTTTGGGTGTGTAGAAGCTTGTCATACTATAGTTTAATGCAATCCAGTCTGCAATCCAATGATGTTATTAGAGTTTAACCCTTCACGTGCCCTCCTGCCAACCCCTGAACAGGATGAAGAAGGTGCTCACGGCCCAGGCCGAGGCAGAGAAGATCCGTCGTATCGGTGAGGCAGAGGCTGGTTCCATAGAGGCTATAGGGAAGGCTGAGGCTGAGAAGATGAGGCTGAAGGCTGAGGCCTACCAGCATTATGGAGATGCTGCAAAGACTGCTCTGGTCCTAGAGGCCCTGCCTAAGGTCAGTGTGTCACGACACGGGCATTTAACGTTGTGTGGTAAGGGGAAGTTGTCACAGAGCTGCACACAAGCATTTGATATAGTTTGTGTCTACTTTTGGACATGAAAAAATACAAGATTTGATCAATATATCAATGTTATTTTTTTGAAATCGCAACTTACCGTTTGATTTGGTTTAAATATGACAACTAGAGGCTGTGTTAGATGAGTTCTCTCTGAAGAACACCCAGGTGAAGAAGGTTTGTGTCATTGTGTTGGTACAGATTGCTGCCAAGGTGGCGGCACCCCTGGCCCGGACCAATGAGATCGTCATCCTGAGCGGGGACGGTGGCCGTGTGACCGGCGAGGTGAACCGCCTATTGGCTGAGCTCCCTGTGTCCGTCAACGCACTCACAGGGGTGGACCTGATGAAggtgagagggggggaggggttcAGTAGAATGTAGAGAGAGATAGCCCATACTCACAAGCACTGCAGGTGTGAACACATTCCATAAATCCAGCCTCCATTAGCTATGTTTATAACGCTGAATCTACACTATGCATAAACATTTGCACATTCGTACACCATAGAAATAAAATGTTGCTGTGAAGTCCAAGTCGAATTGCAGTCATTCCAGAGCATACTCCCTACAGATCCCCACCATGTTTAATCTCTGACTACACTGAGTCTGACTATCACTATCTGTGGTTGCGTCCCAAATACCTCACTatgtagtgctctacttttgcaatgggctctggttaaaagtagtgctctaaatggggaattgggtgccatttggtacaaaGCCAGTTATGTGCAGATATCCAGCGATGGCAATGGGCCAACTCTTGTTGATTGTCACTACGTCAAAGGGCTCTACATTGTTCTAGCTAAGCCTGCAGctaacccagtctctctctcttatcaTCTCACAGATCCCTTTGCTTCAGAAGATGATCAACCCTCAAGCATAAAAACAATCCTGTGCAccttgactcaatacatttcttTATGCACTCTTTAAATCAACTGCCTTCACCTAGAAACACTTGAAAACAAGtatagttattttttttttactacaataGTCTAGATGTTTTCATTTTCCTAAATCCCTGGTGCCTTAGCTCTATAGGGCCAGATCATCTGTATGTACCACTGCTTTTTTGTtatacatgtttgtttgttttgtagtTACCCCATTCTGTTGTACTAACacttgtctacattgtagaaaagggACATTCATCATGGTTTTCTGGTCTGAAAGGTCTCGTCAGGTCTTCACCTTGTGTCTTCATTGTTATTCTTTTGTTCATTGTGTTACATAATGCTTTGGATGTGCCTGTGGTTTTGTATAGTTACTGAAAGTATTTCAGATATTTCGTCTCAAATGTTACTTTTTTTCATTCTAATGTGCAGTCAGTGCCTGTTTACCAACCAAGTGGCTAAACCTCAGGAAAAGTAATGGTTTGGCAATTCTATAGTGTAGTGATACTACAGTAAACCTCCATTTACCATCTCAATGAGAAATGTAGAAATATTGTCCTCCCCATCCTCATGTCATCTGCCTTGAGAGCAGAAACATTGGCATTCTATCTTATTCTTCACTAGAATCTTTAATTTCATTCTTCATCTTAGGTATGGGAGAGGTGTGCATTCTTAGGTAAACAAGACACAGAAAACATAGACATTAACACATGTGCATGGATCTACAAGTCTGTATGAAGCCATATACTGTCAAAGTTAGCCTTAATATAGAGACCCAGGAGTCCTGTTAGCTTTCCTGATCATCTGGATTACCTCAATCAATCTAAGCTTTAATACTTGTTCTTTCCAACTATTGATACATCATATGCATGATATGCATTTCAGTCTCTTAGGGTAGCCAATGTTGTGTTATATCATCTTATGGTTACATTCTGTTAAATTCTTTATAAACTATTATGTAACTTATCTCTACAGTTTCCCAGACTCTTTACTTTCACGGTTTTACAGGGTGCTGCCAATTATCTTTTTCTAGGAATGCAATGCTGCCACGACCTGTTGACCATCCAATCATTCATCAGTTTTCTCCACATTCCTTACCCAATCTGCTTCAAACACAAGTAtacatttcagtttgttttgCCACACATTTGAGTTGGACTGTCTTGTTGTGGAGTTCATTTTATGTTGGCTTCATTTTATGTAAATTTGTTGTAGCTTTTTAGGGGAAATCTAACCACTTTCTGAATCTGTGACCTCAGCATCATCATTTTTTctaatatgatttttttttttacagtaacgTTAACCTGCTGCCAACTGTGGTATATCTCTGGTCTGGGAGAGAAATGTCATTATCTAATCCCTACTGATCACCAAAagaatactgtatttattttattataatcTCCGCTTGTAAGATTTACATAGTAGTAGACTAGACCGTAAAATTTGAGTGATAAACAGTGTGAAACAGTACTGTAAATGTAGATGGGAACCTGTATTCTGTTTCATGAAATGGCTGGTTTGAattgtataaagtcagaacactTCAACATTTCCATCTAGACACACTGATGGCTTTCCCTGGTcaaattgtgtttttgttcagCTGAAAAACTCCCGTTGTATGTTCTTTTTTGGCACCTAATTGTTGTGTCAACGCTCTTTCAAAAATGTCTCATGTATTACTATGAATGGATGGTGTAATTTCAGCAGGGTAGAAGCAACTTTCAGATCAGAAAATATACCTTTTGGATCTAGAATGTAGGTGGAAGACCAAACATTGTATGCCTTTATCTATAGAGTATCTGTAATGAAACATGTTTAAATTGATCAACCATTATTGAAATGTATCTATTCagactcaataaatgtttgtgtgAATTCGTCCATTTTCTAGACTGTTAAATGATACTGGAAAACTGGTCTAGCATGGATATTTTAGCACGTGAACATCACACTCATATCCTCGACTCTGTGGCAAAGTATTATGTGCTGCCCTATAATAAATGTTCTGCCTCCTCATACAGTTTCCTCAGTATTCTTTCAGAGAATTTGTTACCAGTGGCCTGTTACATTATCCTCGTCCCATACAGTATGTGCTGTAGTGGATGTAGCCAACTCTTCTGGCATGACAACGATACAGACACTAGCGGATGGGCTAATGTTAACATCAAAACATCAGGAGTCTAATTGTCATGTTCTATTATTTGATAAGCTACTGTTCTTCTGCATGTACATGTACATCTTGCACAAAATCTCACATGATTTACAATGTCCAGAGAAAACGGGAGAATATGTGACATTCTGAGTTCTAGTTCTGACGTGATGCTTATTATTAGTTCTCTTTACTAATTATACGAATCAAATGTCAGGGCAGAATAGTCTCCAGTTCCTTATCCTAGCAAACCACTTGCCTATCCTACAACTGGAAAATATGTACATTCAAACAACATCTAACATAGCAAAGAGAAATGCACTATACAGTTACCTTGGAATGACTCAATATTGCATTCATTTGTCTCAACTCTACCCAGAGGTGGCACTAGAGGTCGACAAGTTGTGAGGCAAAAATTTCAACGTCAACCTGACCTGTTGTGTTTACTGAACAAGAGATCGCTTTACTTCTCTGTTCATCAAAATCCAAGTCAAGCATAGGTGCCTTATAGGGGTAttctagagaggaggaggggacttGAATGTCCACATGGCTATCTCTTAGTGGCCCCACAGAGCCCATCAAGCTGTTCTGGTGGTAGAGCATCATGCTATGGAGAGACGTACTCTGGCCCGTGGTCAGGTAGTGGTGGGTAGGGCTGTGGTGGCCGGAGCTCCCTGTCCAGCCCCATGCCTGGGCTCTCATACTGGGCCTGGGGCTAGAGCAGCTTCCACTGGGTGCTTCCTGAGTGGATCGCAGACCCTGCCCTGCAGTGGATCCTGTTGAGAATGTCAGTAAGGGGCCGGGGGCTGCCGGACACAGAGGAGGAGGGGCTCATCTCCAGGCTACACAGGGCGCTCTCAGGAAGGTTCATCCTGCAGAgcttgggggggtgggggggtggtagTCGAACTCAGCCTGCTGGGGCTGTGGCTGTTTCTGGTGGACCTGGTAGTGGTCTGCTGTGTGGGTGTGGTGCTGGACCACCAGGTCCTCTGTGGTGAGGTGGGTGAGGCCCCACTGGTCTGCTGCTCTATGCCGAGGGCCTCCTGAAGCCAACAGACCATGGGTGGCGAGTCTGGCCCAGTGGAGGGTGTGTGAGGAAGAGAGTAGAGGCAACGTTTGGTAAACCAATATCCTGTCCTCCTTATGCTGCCCAGGGCTGAAATAGAACAGTGTACAGTTTCAGAATATTAGCCTAGTTTATTTATCATAAATACAAACTTGAGATTATCATAATCATTAACAAATCAACATCCTATAATACTGGACTGATAAGAAGGATACTTATGATTCTCGTTCACAATTAAAACCTGATGAGGTAATACACTTTTAAGATTGAAAGAAATGTATGTTTCTGCAAATAACAATCATCATCCTACCTGTCATAGGCCCAGGTACgaagtgtgttgtgtttgtggttgttgtgggtccTTGGGTCCTGAACCCCCCATCACCCTTGGCCAGAGGGCAGGGCTGCAGCTCTCCAGTTCATGAAGGCAGAGATGAAGGGGTcagggacagcagagagagacgtGATGTCATCAGTCCTGTATCCTACTGCACCATGGGAATCCACTGAGCTAGAGCTGGAGATGGTAACATCAGCCTCATCATTTGACTGCACTGGTCTGGATCGTACTGAGACAATAAGGACAGgacataaagtgtctcagagaaGGGGTattgatctaggatcagtataACTTTTAGATAACAATGGATATGATTACatggatcctagatcagcactccagcACTCAGTTTATTTAGCATATTTTTCTTACTTACTTTTTTAAAACCCTGCATTGATGGTTAAGGGCTCGTGAGCATTTCACAGTAAGCATTTTCAcctattgtatttgtcacatgcactgaatcaaatcaaagtttatttgtcacgtgggccgaatacaacaggtgtagacctaacagtgaaatgcttacttacaggctctaaccaatagtgcgggggaaaaaaggtatgtgtgtgtgtgtgtgtgtaggtaagtaaagaaataaaacaacagtaaaaagacatttgaaaataacagtagcaaggctacatacagacaccggttagacaggcttattgaggtagtatgtacatgtgggtatggttaaagtgactatgcatatatgatgaacagagagtagcagtagagtaAAAAGAggagttggcgggtggtgggacacaattcagatagcccggttagccaatgtgcgggagcactggttggtcgggccaattgaggtagtatgtatacaacttgatttgattttgatttcactttatgaatacaggcccagaaTGCTAGAACAGAGATGACGCATGGAGATTCCTTCACCTTTCACTTTGACCAACTCTTTGAAATGATCTAATATAAACGTTAGAGGATAGGTACAGAACAATGACTACGTACTGTAGATAGCCTACTGGTGGATTGTCTCAAGAGGAAATAATGACACCTGCTGGCTATTTTCGTGAGCAGCTTTCTTTTCAATGTCTGGCAAGATCAACAGACAGCTGGCTTGAGTATCATGGCTAGACTTTTCATATAAAATAGAAATCCCTTATTTTGAAATTAGGTGTAATGTTTACAATTTCCCTTACAGATGTTTCAAACAGGATAAATTCTGTAGGCCGAAGTGACCACCATTGGAAGGTTTTGATTCCATCAGGCGTTGTCTTACATTTCGTTTGTCAGAACTCTGACCTTCCTTTTCTCTGAACCTACAGAGAGAAAGAATTCACATTATtcaaagtttattagtaacatgATAGTGATGTGTACCAGTAAAGAGTAAAATAACATGGCACTTAATTGATCAGTGAGTCAACTAAGTACCATTCCAATTCTGCACAATCATCATATTTCCCACTGCGCTAACAGGTTTACCAAGAGGAACATATTGGGGAATAGATGATTGATCAACAAATATGATGATGTTATTCTGAGTCATTATTGCATCACTTTCAAGTGAGAGTTGCTGTTCATGTTTCAAGCTACTAGAAGGCCATCTGAAGGTCTCTCACCTTTTTCTGTTCAGCCCGTTGTCACGAAAGCCTTTTGCAAAGGGGTTGTTGTCTATCTTGAGTTTTGTTATCTGTTGGGTAAATTAGCACGCCTCATTAATTATAGTTTTACACATCTCTTATTATGCTCTTTGTAGCAGAAGCATTTGACGTCCCAGATTTTACATGCACTGTCCATATTCACCCTCCAGAGGGCACTCTTATCAACACAATCAGAATACAGTTGTTCCAGTATCTCCTGTGAGATGCTAAAGGTGTCGTGGCCTTACCTCTGAGTTCTGGTAGGCAGTGACAACGATAAAGGCTGCCTCAGGGAAGGTGAAGCGCAGGTAGTCCCCTAACAGAGGGCTGTGGGGGTCTGGAGACAGGACAATCTGCAGGCGGGGCTGGTATTTATGCATGGAGTGGAGAACCACCTGCAAAACATATGATACCTGTTACTAGtattcagtggaggctgctgaggggagaacggctcataataatggctggaacggtgcaaatggaatggcatcaaacatggaaaccatgtgtttgacatatttgataccattcctcttattccactccagccattaccttGAGCACcatctccccaattaaggtgcgaccaacctcctgtgctagcATTGTAGAAAAGGCAATCATTTTTCATGGACTTTTAATCACACTTAAGTTTACTGTTCCTTGAATTGCACTTTTTAGCTAACTGTCCATTTAATTGCAGGCACCTCTGAGCCATAGAGATCCAAATGTATCAGTCtacaatggcgctgcccatgttaATATTGCCCTTTGGGTACTAGAGAGCTCTATGCTCTGAGCACACCTGCAACTCATTTCATTTGCTAAATACTTGAATTCCTTTGTCTTTTAGTTTCAGTGCCAGGCAGTAGTACAAACCTCTCCAGCAATCATCCCTTTATTTCTATTATCTGTGCATCACATTAACCAAATATAAGTAACCCACAATATTGTTTACATTTTACTTTCTTTTCATGTTTCAATTGACGTGCATTTAAAGACTCACTGTTGTTTATTAGGTGAAATGTTGAGTTGTTGTCACATATTGATAGAAATGTTTGCATGTTGGAAGGACCTCATTTATACCTTGAAATGAATCTATTTGTAAAATGCTTTGGAGAGTTTTAATTACGATTTGACTGCTGGCTCTGAGATTGTGTTGGAATGTGACAAGTAATATTGTTTATGATGTAAAATATGCTGATGCAAAtatgttctgtttatttttaGAACACAAAATCTATGGAAATGATCATGGATTATGTTTGATTAGAGGAAATAAACAGCAGCAGACTCTCTCTAAAACGAAACCTCAATTCTCTCCCAATCCTTGGCCTCTAACCGGGACACCTGTATTACCTACCTCACCCACTGCATTCAAACTAGGCAACCTGCCAAAGCAAGTATGCCTGCCAATACATACTCTCCATCTCATTCCACATGGTGATATCCTCATATCTGCAGCAGTATCTGATGTATTTACAGAGGTATCTGATATGAAAGTAAAGCATATATTACTGCGTCGTATCACCAAACTTAACATTCAGTGGTCATCATCTATTGCAACAGTATCATGGTGACATGGCACTTTTAGAGTCACAGATAGTGCCAGGGTCTTCCGTGCCAAGCCTTGCCAGGCTATTGGAGTTGAGGGTGTTGGTGAGTTTGCTTGTGGAAAGAGACTGGGCACTGCATCCACCTCTCCCCCAGGGAGGGTGAGTTTGGGTGGATGAAGAAGCGGTTGGGAAGGTGGGGCTCAGTCATACCACGCACCACCCAGCGATCCCTGCTCCACTGCACAGGACAGATGTATATAGTGTCAATATACATGGATAACACAGTAACAAAAGCACCTTCTGCTGTTATTATACAAGCATACATTAGTAAAAGCTTATCAATCTCTATAAACACAATCCATACCCTGCAACTGTTTGTTAAACATGGTCGCTGTAATATTCATGTGTAAaaatactgaattataattggatgcattttacctcCATATCATACTctgctatgattggttaagaccacccagatggttaggtcaccgtcagttgatcatggttggagataagtgaacatgccagttgtagctagctaataaagagctacgttaagaaatatcctgtagtactgcattttattattttgtacaaagcgtgcaaAACAAGACAGTAGCCAATAGATAACAAAATAGAAATAAACATTCATGCTGAGAGGGGTATGTGAGGTAGGCCTACCTTGTATTTGTTATCATCAGACTAGACCATGTCCATCATCAGCATGTACTTTCCCCGAGGATTTAACCCTGTCACAGTGACTACGCAGTTTGGAAACATGCGCCTATAACATCAGGCGGTAAATTTGAACTAACAGGTCGCCTCAATCGCTTATTCAATCACATAGAGCGGCAGGATAGACAATACAACTTTTCCATGAAATTATAATGGTAAATTGTCATTATGAAAGAAACATATCATTTCTCTAATAAACTTCCAACACAGCATAACTCTTTAAAAGCATTTCTTCTCCCAAAAAATGACACAGCTAGGACAAGGGATTATTATAAATGGCTACCGGTAATTATTTATCATCCATCCACACATTCTACCTTCCTGTTTCGGTGATATCTCAAAACTGTTCCCATAGCTCGCGACCCTGGAGCGACAAGCGGACTTGAAGATTTTACCGCTGACGTTCCAAGAACTGCGTCGCCGAACCGATCCTTCCAATCTAGTACAATATATTTATTTGCGTCATTCAGGACAAGTTTAGCCTATTTGGTTATAGATTATTTCCACAGGCCTATGACAATAGAGTGCATATGCTAATTATACCCCTCTCAATAGGAAAAGAGCAATAACTGTATTAGAAGGCTCAATTAGGACCACTTGAACACTATCATGCAACATATCCAATAACATTTAGTCATGTTGTCAAGGTCTATCCATGAAACACAAACATACCTGGTGGACAATCGTCGTAGTTCTTGGACTGAGAGTTGtatattaccaatcccacaaagtatgactccaaacacccagaaaaggctactctcctcgatgttatcctcacaaataatcctgataggtatcagtctggtgttttctgtaaggaccttagtgatcactgttttacaaactgtgttcgtaatggctgctcaatGAAACAatctgtcctgatttgtcatcgacgcttgctaaaaaactttcatgagcaagccttccttcatgacctggcctctgtaaaatggtatagaatcagcttgattctctctgtcgaagacgcttaggccttctttttttacattttcagtgaTATTGTTCAAACTTCTTCCGGATCGGTGTCCGAACCACGGGAAGGTTGAGCTAACGTcagctaatgcgattagcataaggttgtaagtaacaagaacatttcccaggacataaacatttcttatatgggcagaaagcttaaattcttgttaatctaactgcactgtccaatttacagtagctattacagtgaaagaataccataccattgtttgaggagagtgcacagtttttaacttgaaaagttattaataaacaaatttggcacatttgggcagtcttgatacaacattttgaacagaaatgcaatggttcattggatcagtctaaaactttgcccatacactgctgccatctagtgaccaaaatctaaattgcgcttgggctggaataatacatcatGGCCTTTATCTTGCATtttaaagatgatggtacaaaaaacatacaaaagaacggttgtttttttctttgtattatcttttaccagatctattgtgttatattctcctacattcctttcacatttccacaaacttcaaagtgtttcctttcaaatggtaccaagaatatgcatatccttgcttcagggccagagctacaggcagttcgatttgggtatgacattttaggcgaaaattgaaaaaaatgggCGGATCCTTAAGAACAAACACGTCTCCCTTAAAGGAAAtaagaattaaaaacaggttcagcccctggttcgaccgtgatcttgttactccacctcaagaattgcatttggcgaaaggcttggcacacgcatactcaggctgactggctctcattcaggcaaatgagaaataagtgcactcagcctatccggaaggccaaagttagttactttaaggagcagttctcactctgtgggtctaaccccaagaagttctggaaaacggttaaagacctggagaataaaccctcctcctcacagctgcccatgtcccttaaagttgatgaggtggttgttactgacaagaagcacgtCTTAGCTTTTTATTCatcacttcattaagtcaggattccaatttgactcagccatgcctccctgcccgtccaacatttcctcatctcccaccccttccaatgcgactagccccgatgctcctccctcttttttcccctgcttggaaggcagccacagtccatcctttatttaaaggtggagatcaagctgatcctagctgttataggcctatttctattttgccctgtttatcaaaagtgttggaaaaacttgtcaataatcaactgactggctttcttgatgtctatagtattctcaaTGGTATGCATTCTGGTTTCCGCtgaggttatggatgtgtcactgcaaccttaaaggtcctcaataatGTCAcgattgcccttgattctaagcaatgtggtgctgctatttttattgacatggccaaagcttttgatacggtagaccattccattattgtgggccggctaaggagtattggtgtctctgaggagtCTTTGGCCtgatttgctaactacctctctcaaacagtgcagtgtataaagtcagaacatctgctgtctcagccactgcctgtcaccaagggtgtaccccaaggctcgatcctaagatacacgctcttctcaatttacatcaacaacatagctcaggcagtaggaagctctctc
Coding sequences within:
- the LOC115148837 gene encoding flotillin-2a isoform X3, translated to MFSSGQEMSGCCGSDGKTYVVGGWSWAWWLITDIQRITLEIMTLQPKCEDVETAEGVAITVTGVAQVKVMVDNELLGYACEQFLGKSVIEIKSVILQTLEGHLRSILGTLTVEQIYQDRDRFAALVREVAAPDVGRMGIEILSFTIKDVYDKVEYLSSLGKSQTAAVQRDADIGVAEAERDAGIREADCKKEMMDVKFQADTKMADSKRGLEMQKAAFNQEVNTKKAEAQLAYELQAAKEQQKIRLEEIEIEVVQRKKQITIEEKEIDRTEKELIATVKRPAEAEAYKMQQLAEGQKMKKVLTAQAEAEKIRRIGEAEAGSIEAIGKAEAEKMRLKAEAYQHYGDAAKTALVLEALPKIAAKVAAPLARTNEIVILSGDGGRVTGEVNRLLAELPVSVNALTGVDLMKIPLLQKMINPQA
- the LOC115148837 gene encoding flotillin-2a isoform X4 codes for the protein MTLQPKCEDVETAEGVAITVTGVAQVKVMVDNELLGYACEQFLGKSVIEIKSVILQTLEGHLRSILGTLTVEQIYQDRDRFAALVREVAAPDVGRMGIEILSFTIKDVYDKVEYLSSLGKSQTAAVQRDADIGVAEAERDAGIREADCKKEMMDVKFQADTKMADSKRGLEMQKAAFNQEVNTKKAEAQLAYELQAAKEQQKIRLEEIEIEVVQRKKQITIEEKEIDRTEKELIATVKRPAEAEAYKMQQLAEGQKMKKVLTAQAEAEKIRRIGEAEAGSIEAIGKAEAEKMRLKAEAYQHYGDAAKTALVLEALPKIAAKVAAPLARTNEIVILSGDGGRVTGEVNRLLAELPVSVNALTGVDLMKIPLLQKMINPQA
- the LOC115148837 gene encoding flotillin-2a isoform X2; its protein translation is MGNCHTVGPNEALVVSGGCCGSDGKTYVVGGWSWAWWLITDIQRMSLEIMTILCRCENIETLEGVPLDVTGVAQVKVMVDNELLGYACEQFLGKSVIEIKSVILQTLEGHLRSILGTLTVEQIYQDRDRFAALVREVAAPDVGRMGIEILSFTIKDVYDKVEYLSSLGKSQTAAVQRDADIGVAEAERDAGIREADCKKEMMDVKFQADTKMADSKRGLEMQKAAFNQEVNTKKAEAQLAYELQAAKEQQKIRLEEIEIEVVQRKKQITIEEKEIDRTEKELIATVKRPAEAEAYKMQQLAEGQKMKKVLTAQAEAEKIRRIGEAEAGSIEAIGKAEAEKMRLKAEAYQHYGDAAKTALVLEALPKIAAKVAAPLARTNEIVILSGDGGRVTGEVNRLLAELPVSVNALTGVDLMKIPLLQKMINPQA
- the LOC115148837 gene encoding flotillin-2a isoform X1 translates to MGNCHTVGPNEALVVSGGCCGSDGKTYVVGGWSWAWWLITDIQRITLEIMTLQPKCEDVETAEGVAITVTGVAQVKVMVDNELLGYACEQFLGKSVIEIKSVILQTLEGHLRSILGTLTVEQIYQDRDRFAALVREVAAPDVGRMGIEILSFTIKDVYDKVEYLSSLGKSQTAAVQRDADIGVAEAERDAGIREADCKKEMMDVKFQADTKMADSKRGLEMQKAAFNQEVNTKKAEAQLAYELQAAKEQQKIRLEEIEIEVVQRKKQITIEEKEIDRTEKELIATVKRPAEAEAYKMQQLAEGQKMKKVLTAQAEAEKIRRIGEAEAGSIEAIGKAEAEKMRLKAEAYQHYGDAAKTALVLEALPKIAAKVAAPLARTNEIVILSGDGGRVTGEVNRLLAELPVSVNALTGVDLMKIPLLQKMINPQA
- the LOC115148839 gene encoding T-box transcription factor TBX6L-like isoform X1, which gives rise to MHKYQPRLQIVLSPDPHSPLLGDYLRFTFPEAAFIVVTAYQNSEITKLKIDNNPFAKGFRDNGLNRKRFREKEGQSSDKRNVRQRLMESKPSNGGHFGLQNLSCLKHLSSSVDSHGAVGYRTDDITSLSAVPDPFISAFMNWRAAALPSGQG
- the LOC115148839 gene encoding T-box transcription factor TBX6L-like isoform X3 — protein: MHKYQPRLQIVLSPDPHSPLLGDYLRFTFPEAAFIVVTAYQNSEITKLKIDNNPFAKGFRDNGLNRKRFREKEGQSSDKRNYDPDQCSQMMRLMLPSPALAQWIPMVQ
- the LOC115148839 gene encoding T-box transcription factor TBX6L-like isoform X4: MHKYQPRLQIVLSPDPHSPLLGDYLRFTFPEAAFIVVTAYQNSEITKLKIDNNPFAKGFRDNGLNRKRFREKEGQSSDKRNL
- the LOC115148839 gene encoding T-box transcription factor TBX6L-like isoform X2; translation: MHKYQPRLQIVLSPDPHSPLLGDYLRFTFPEAAFIVVTAYQNSEITKLKIDNNPFAKGFRDNGLNRKRFREKEGQSSDKRNVRQRLMESKPSNGGHFGLQNLSCLKHLTIQTSAVK